A part of Aegilops tauschii subsp. strangulata cultivar AL8/78 chromosome 2, Aet v6.0, whole genome shotgun sequence genomic DNA contains:
- the LOC109741123 gene encoding uncharacterized protein gives MGLGSYNDGSRGDKDHFASSPNCVTELKEKENTRRSGSVSGICSLARKIRSLPSTHHGSTSAPLMDSHQIRPPHSPSVVRTSPADPSAIRESSHQRRLRVPLRRECSCRGGFPPAAWGRRCPLQLGLLAGDLTVTRPSADGLKTKICHR, from the exons ATGGGTCTGGGTTCCTACAACGATGGCAGTAGAGGCGACAAAGACCACTTTGCATCCTCGCCGAACTGTGTTACTGAACTGAAAG AAAAGGAAAACACTCGACGATCTGGCTCTGTCTCAGGTATATGCTCCCTCGCCCGCAAGATCCGCTCTCTCCCATCTACGCATCACGGCAGCACTTCAGCTCCTCTTATGGATTCTCACCAGATCAGGCCACCTCACTCACCTTCAG TTGTCAGAACCTCACCGGCAGATCCCTCAGCTATCAGGGAAAGCAGCCATCAGCGGAGATTGAGGGTGCCTCTCCGGCGAGAGTGCTCGTGTCGTGGTGGTTTCCCACCAGCGGCATGGGGGAGGCGGTGTCCTCTGCAGCTAGGTCTACTTGCTGGCGACCTCACCGTCACCAGACCATCTGCAG ATGGTCTGAAAACCAAGATATGCCACAGATAA